Proteins found in one Maridesulfovibrio sp. genomic segment:
- a CDS encoding tetratricopeptide repeat protein, with product MRFSLLARLLFLAVIFFMQPAAAKASPPLLAIGSFLTPSGIPSTEFRNFVEQKLIESGFSCANCTEDHRKSRYSLSGLMVKNDKGTSFSALLTDNFHLEPDVFIKGKQMGGISSEPAAAKLADSAAKLIANQSVASIEVNGDSRLTPNAVMALAQIVPGEKATPQKIIAGRIILENCGLFEKSRIYLTPDPEGRKVKISVTERESIVPGTMPGPGKVMLDNILGPPNADLPEFPAVPDAKFTELHNGTSAGYLAYRAEDIIARFSHEEQDFGVEDVKELVAVANAIRNKITRNDSPCRDMCIIMLKMCSMLDSKTIHTITEELRSGMELNTAGSDSLENNLQRIEFLTQAYSSAREAQLILTSRIFHDRIHSPVVPWILFSLGQQDLKAEDITRAAPLLNGAISVSSLPVSPEMLLTAAKAQYSNLDCEAGSAATAQLKPLLADPDLDNELRRQIQSLSRLDGLCDTATSITDKDSFERQLQKGDALILLDRPDLAEPIFHKLHGIEPDDARPFTGFARLAFQRTDNLLSVRPYLERAEHLRNKDRYFYELALAYKIERITEEALPTIKINGRNSEEASATRFLLPKTLEYAAGYEKYNPAQANLIKAGVNVLGEWLAYPVMTAEEAFQSMFELSQGLEKEMGELQEILSAELYFSSFAADKEEADRLISRPLSVKSELETRFLQLNLLIREMALNPCPEIFNALKQAGKSSFSDATNREKAVILKADALAIAGLYSNSTETLERAGSLYTLALDLNSANKGRVLNNLACVNLALGRIGEADDLYDEAVDISPEKPEVVELGKILSSLSGDERQTALDEFAKRTHWTISGKKSAGETAESYVSNATSEEIPQRMDTVLLDEKRSISSGYDNYIGLWINFNYNSNIWLLPSLPNLNIQPR from the coding sequence ATGCGTTTTTCATTATTGGCAAGACTACTTTTTCTAGCGGTTATTTTTTTCATGCAGCCCGCAGCGGCCAAAGCCTCTCCTCCGCTCTTAGCAATCGGCAGTTTCCTTACCCCTTCCGGTATACCTTCCACTGAATTCAGAAATTTTGTTGAACAAAAATTAATTGAATCGGGCTTTAGCTGCGCTAATTGCACTGAAGATCACCGGAAATCAAGATACTCCCTTTCCGGTCTGATGGTAAAAAATGATAAAGGAACATCTTTCTCTGCCCTGCTGACCGATAATTTCCATCTGGAACCAGATGTTTTTATTAAAGGTAAACAGATGGGAGGCATCTCATCGGAACCTGCGGCGGCAAAGCTCGCCGATTCAGCTGCAAAACTCATTGCAAACCAGTCTGTTGCTTCTATTGAAGTTAACGGTGACTCCCGGCTGACTCCCAACGCAGTCATGGCTTTGGCCCAGATTGTGCCCGGAGAAAAAGCCACCCCGCAAAAAATTATTGCCGGACGGATAATTCTTGAAAATTGCGGACTCTTTGAAAAATCCAGAATCTACCTGACTCCGGACCCGGAAGGCCGCAAAGTAAAAATTTCCGTAACCGAAAGGGAATCAATTGTCCCGGGAACAATGCCCGGACCTGGTAAAGTCATGCTGGATAATATCCTTGGCCCTCCGAATGCCGATCTTCCCGAATTTCCAGCCGTTCCCGACGCAAAATTCACTGAATTACATAATGGAACAAGCGCCGGATATCTGGCCTACAGGGCCGAGGACATCATCGCCCGCTTCAGTCATGAGGAACAGGATTTCGGTGTGGAAGATGTAAAAGAACTGGTCGCTGTTGCAAATGCGATCAGGAACAAAATAACCCGCAATGATTCACCTTGCCGGGACATGTGCATAATCATGCTGAAAATGTGTTCCATGCTGGATTCTAAAACCATCCACACCATTACGGAAGAATTACGATCGGGCATGGAATTGAATACTGCGGGTTCAGACTCACTGGAAAATAATCTGCAACGCATTGAATTCTTGACACAAGCCTACAGCTCTGCACGGGAAGCACAGCTTATACTGACTTCCCGGATATTCCATGACCGAATTCATTCCCCGGTGGTCCCCTGGATTCTGTTTTCATTAGGCCAGCAGGATCTCAAAGCAGAAGACATTACCCGAGCCGCTCCTCTGCTGAACGGTGCGATCTCTGTTTCTTCTTTGCCGGTATCCCCGGAAATGCTACTGACCGCTGCCAAAGCACAATACAGCAACCTTGACTGTGAAGCAGGTTCCGCCGCCACCGCGCAGCTGAAACCACTGCTGGCCGACCCTGATCTGGACAACGAACTGCGCAGGCAGATTCAATCCCTGTCCCGACTGGACGGACTGTGCGATACGGCCACCTCCATCACGGACAAAGACAGCTTCGAACGGCAACTTCAAAAGGGAGACGCGCTCATCCTTCTGGACAGACCCGATCTGGCTGAGCCTATTTTCCACAAATTGCATGGCATAGAACCCGATGACGCACGCCCTTTCACGGGATTCGCCCGTCTTGCATTCCAGCGTACGGACAACCTGCTTTCAGTACGCCCCTATCTGGAGCGGGCCGAACACCTGCGCAACAAGGACCGTTATTTTTATGAACTGGCCCTTGCCTATAAGATTGAACGCATTACCGAGGAAGCCCTGCCGACAATAAAAATTAACGGTCGCAACTCCGAAGAAGCATCAGCAACCAGATTCCTGCTGCCCAAGACTCTTGAATACGCTGCCGGATATGAAAAATACAACCCTGCACAGGCAAATTTGATTAAAGCCGGGGTCAATGTGCTGGGAGAATGGCTGGCTTATCCTGTCATGACCGCAGAAGAAGCTTTCCAGAGCATGTTTGAACTGAGTCAGGGCCTTGAAAAAGAAATGGGAGAGCTTCAGGAAATACTTTCAGCGGAATTATATTTTTCCAGCTTCGCAGCCGACAAAGAAGAAGCGGACAGGCTCATATCCCGTCCCCTATCAGTAAAATCAGAACTTGAAACCAGATTCCTGCAATTGAACCTACTGATCCGCGAAATGGCTTTAAACCCATGCCCGGAAATTTTCAATGCATTGAAGCAGGCAGGCAAATCAAGCTTCTCTGATGCCACAAACAGGGAAAAAGCTGTAATCCTGAAAGCAGACGCTCTGGCAATAGCTGGCTTGTACAGCAATTCAACCGAAACACTGGAACGTGCAGGATCGCTTTATACACTTGCTTTAGATTTAAACAGCGCCAACAAAGGCAGGGTGCTCAACAATCTGGCATGCGTAAACCTTGCACTTGGCCGAATAGGCGAAGCGGATGATCTATATGATGAAGCCGTGGACATTTCCCCGGAAAAACCGGAAGTAGTTGAACTGGGGAAAATATTATCTTCTCTTTCAGGAGATGAAAGGCAAACGGCGCTTGATGAATTTGCAAAAAGAACTCATTGGACCATCAGCGGAAAAAAATCCGCAGGAGAGACCGCAGAGTCTTACGTCAGCAACGCCACTTCAGAAGAAATCCCTCAAAGGATGGACACTGTCCTGCTAGACGAAAAAAGAAGTATTTCAAGCGGGTACGACAACTACATCGGTCTGTGGATAAACTTTAACTACAACAGCAACATATGGTTATTGCCATCTTTACCGAACCTGAACATCCAGCCGCGTTAA
- a CDS encoding HAMP domain-containing sensor histidine kinase, with protein MSSEKKSVDVFSYEQEGPLGEGFQLPLGPAPDKMHHIQRRIHEKMDDYKDYSFSATEKRALMIFFDLAQEFDSLEDFFAVSTAVPRTLFGLDCRLYLAKGPDEFVPVGRTETRAPVCSSVPLEKIFNAGHLFIPIRGNIELVDQLPFKPAGDVIGCFEFYNMEDLSDHQSLFFEKFVNRVGFQLHSKLLRRKGQEHLVFVRNLVKDVGHNVIVPNMYFKLFYNRLRDRIENIRTLRSEVYRKSVDEVSYELDQLYNGLVLQFNEIHSHYEQTSLFLETLLRRQHFEEGRYIVEKRPCNLLKQIIEPQLERYRSRFEERGIRLDTSMGGVPDQEVRIIADVGLISQVYANLFSNAVKYTREDTMCDGRCDKFTAYGWEVVKDYFKNGWDGLKLNVFTTGPHLPEENRSKLFQPGFRSENVGSEYGSGHGLFFVRQVVELHGGEVGYEPQDGGNNFYFILPLGDN; from the coding sequence ATGAGTAGTGAAAAGAAAAGTGTTGATGTTTTTTCATACGAGCAGGAAGGTCCGCTAGGCGAAGGTTTCCAGCTTCCTTTGGGTCCCGCTCCGGATAAGATGCATCATATTCAGCGGCGTATTCACGAAAAAATGGACGATTATAAGGATTATTCCTTTTCCGCGACAGAAAAGCGGGCATTGATGATCTTCTTCGACCTCGCACAGGAATTTGACTCACTGGAAGATTTTTTTGCCGTGAGTACTGCTGTTCCGAGAACTCTTTTTGGTCTTGACTGTAGGCTTTATCTCGCTAAAGGTCCGGACGAATTCGTCCCTGTAGGGCGAACAGAAACTCGTGCTCCGGTATGCAGCTCCGTTCCTCTGGAAAAGATCTTTAATGCCGGGCACCTTTTTATTCCCATCCGGGGTAATATCGAGTTGGTGGATCAGCTTCCTTTCAAGCCTGCCGGGGATGTGATCGGATGTTTTGAGTTTTATAATATGGAAGACCTCTCCGATCATCAGTCTTTATTTTTTGAAAAATTTGTAAACCGGGTCGGTTTTCAGCTGCACAGCAAGCTCTTACGCCGCAAGGGACAGGAGCACTTGGTCTTTGTCCGTAATCTGGTTAAGGACGTGGGGCATAATGTAATTGTCCCGAATATGTATTTTAAGCTCTTTTACAACCGGCTTCGGGACCGTATTGAAAATATCCGCACCCTTCGCAGCGAGGTGTACAGAAAGTCCGTGGACGAAGTCAGTTATGAATTGGATCAGCTTTATAACGGCCTTGTCCTTCAGTTTAATGAAATTCACAGTCATTATGAGCAAACCAGTCTTTTTCTGGAGACTCTTTTACGTAGGCAGCATTTTGAGGAGGGACGGTATATTGTTGAAAAGCGTCCTTGCAATCTGCTTAAGCAGATCATAGAACCTCAACTGGAGCGCTATCGTTCAAGATTTGAGGAGCGAGGAATCCGGTTGGATACCAGCATGGGAGGGGTGCCGGACCAAGAGGTTCGCATCATTGCTGATGTGGGGCTTATTTCTCAAGTTTATGCCAATCTGTTTTCGAATGCTGTAAAATATACCCGCGAAGATACCATGTGCGACGGTCGGTGTGATAAGTTCACTGCTTACGGATGGGAAGTTGTAAAAGATTATTTTAAAAACGGGTGGGACGGACTGAAGTTGAATGTTTTTACTACCGGTCCTCATCTTCCGGAAGAAAATCGCAGCAAGCTTTTTCAGCCCGGCTTCCGAAGTGAAAATGTAGGCAGTGAATATGGTTCCGGCCATGGATTGTTCTTTGTACGTCAGGTGGTTGAGCTGCATGGTGGAGAAGTCGGCTATGAACCGCAAGACGGAGGTAACAATTTTTATTTTATACTTCCGCTAGGGGATAATTAG
- the rlmN gene encoding 23S rRNA (adenine(2503)-C(2))-methyltransferase RlmN, with amino-acid sequence MIDILDLEYSELETFVSQELKAPRFRTDQIWQWLWQKGVADFDSMTNLAKNLREDLKSKAVINHPQVDVVQTSKDGTIKLLLRLNDGALVETVLIPMEGRYTQCLSTQVGCAMGCTFCNTGLMGFERNMSMSEMLGQVLAGRKYLRENGLDPLKNLVFMGMGEPLLNLDNLIRTLRNLNNPDGLSFVPRRITVSSVGFVKQLEELGETGLTLPAISLHAPTQELREKIMPKAAKTHIEDLLAAMDRFPLKPREKVTYEYLLLGGVNDSIEHARQLVKLLGHRRCKVNLIAYNPGDKPLYKAPARDKVLAFEKYLWDKKITATIRRSMGQDIKAACGQLKADQQK; translated from the coding sequence ATGATAGATATACTTGATTTGGAATACAGCGAGCTTGAAACATTTGTCTCGCAGGAACTTAAGGCACCGCGTTTCCGCACCGATCAGATCTGGCAGTGGCTCTGGCAGAAGGGGGTTGCGGATTTCGACTCCATGACCAACCTCGCTAAAAATTTGCGTGAAGACCTGAAGAGCAAGGCGGTTATCAACCATCCGCAGGTGGACGTGGTTCAGACCAGTAAAGACGGAACGATCAAGCTTCTCTTAAGGCTGAATGACGGAGCATTGGTGGAAACCGTGCTTATCCCCATGGAAGGGCGTTACACCCAGTGCCTGTCTACTCAGGTCGGCTGTGCTATGGGTTGCACCTTCTGTAATACCGGGCTGATGGGCTTTGAACGCAACATGAGTATGTCCGAAATGCTTGGGCAGGTTCTGGCTGGTCGCAAATATCTGCGGGAAAACGGTCTTGATCCGCTCAAAAATCTGGTTTTCATGGGTATGGGCGAACCTTTGCTCAACCTTGATAATCTCATACGTACTTTGCGTAACCTGAATAATCCCGACGGACTTTCCTTTGTGCCCCGGCGGATAACAGTTTCTTCCGTCGGTTTCGTCAAGCAGCTTGAAGAACTGGGTGAAACCGGGCTTACTCTTCCTGCCATATCGCTGCATGCGCCCACTCAGGAACTGCGTGAGAAGATCATGCCCAAAGCGGCCAAGACACATATTGAAGATCTGCTGGCCGCCATGGACCGTTTTCCGCTCAAGCCCCGGGAAAAGGTAACTTACGAATACCTGCTCCTCGGCGGGGTGAATGATTCCATTGAACACGCCAGACAATTGGTGAAATTACTCGGGCACCGTCGCTGCAAGGTTAATCTGATTGCTTACAATCCCGGCGACAAGCCGCTCTATAAGGCTCCGGCCAGAGATAAGGTGCTGGCGTTTGAAAAGTATCTCTGGGATAAAAAAATAACCGCCACCATCCGCAGATCCATGGGGCAGGATATTAAAGCCGCCTGTGGACAGTTAAAGGCGGATCAGCAAAAATAA
- a CDS encoding phage regulatory CII family protein, with the protein MSEKVEKAIQDLVLNGPVSLEELAEKLGKSPKTLAREANPEDRKAKLGAETLIEIMRITGGVEPLRLMAEELEMTLESLD; encoded by the coding sequence ATGTCAGAAAAAGTTGAAAAAGCTATTCAGGATCTGGTTCTCAACGGACCGGTCTCATTGGAGGAGCTGGCTGAAAAGCTTGGCAAATCTCCCAAGACCCTTGCCCGTGAGGCTAATCCTGAAGATAGAAAAGCCAAACTAGGTGCCGAAACTCTGATTGAGATCATGCGTATTACAGGCGGTGTCGAGCCTTTGCGACTTATGGCCGAAGAGCTGGAGATGACGCTTGAATCCCTTGATTAA
- the serB gene encoding phosphoserine phosphatase SerB produces the protein MPEIILIQISGADKPGLTSALTGVLAGYGIDILDIGQSVIHSQLVLGILIRIPPESESAPVLKDIMFKGYELGVNVKFKPTQSDKYMAWVNEQGKPRHIATLVGNKLTGSHISRITKIIADNGLNIDMIHRLSGRIPMNGEPAPRHACVEFSVRGIPEDLDRMRSNFLEMAAEDQVDIALQEDNVFRRNRRLVAFDMDSTLIQTEVIDELARAAGSGEKVSRITESAMRGEIDFKESLRQRLATLKGLDESVMEEIARRLPITEGAERLITNLKKFGYKTAIISGGFTYFGEKLQEKLGVDYVYANRLEIKDGKLTGGVIGDIVDGAKKAELLCKIAEKEKISLQQSIAVGDGANDLPMLSIAGLGIAFHAKPKVKQDARQSISHFGLDSILYLIGLRDRDTD, from the coding sequence ATGCCCGAAATTATTCTCATTCAAATATCCGGCGCGGACAAACCCGGCCTGACCTCAGCTCTGACAGGGGTTCTGGCTGGCTACGGCATTGATATTCTGGACATCGGACAGAGTGTAATCCACAGCCAACTGGTGCTTGGCATACTAATCCGTATTCCGCCGGAATCGGAGTCAGCCCCTGTACTCAAGGACATTATGTTCAAAGGGTACGAGCTGGGGGTAAACGTTAAATTCAAGCCTACCCAGTCCGATAAGTACATGGCGTGGGTGAATGAACAGGGAAAACCAAGACACATTGCCACCCTTGTGGGTAACAAGCTCACCGGTTCCCATATTTCAAGAATTACAAAAATTATCGCGGACAACGGATTGAACATCGATATGATCCATCGACTCTCCGGACGTATTCCCATGAACGGTGAGCCTGCACCGAGACATGCCTGCGTTGAATTTTCCGTCCGCGGAATCCCAGAAGATCTGGATCGCATGCGGTCCAACTTTCTGGAAATGGCAGCTGAAGATCAGGTTGATATAGCTCTGCAGGAAGACAATGTGTTTCGCAGAAACAGACGGCTGGTGGCTTTCGATATGGACTCCACCCTTATCCAGACGGAAGTTATCGATGAGCTGGCCAGAGCGGCTGGTTCCGGTGAAAAAGTCAGCCGGATTACCGAATCAGCCATGCGCGGGGAAATCGACTTCAAGGAAAGCCTGCGTCAGCGTCTGGCAACCCTTAAAGGACTGGACGAATCTGTAATGGAAGAAATCGCACGCAGGCTGCCCATTACCGAAGGGGCCGAACGGCTCATCACCAACCTGAAAAAATTCGGCTACAAAACAGCCATCATCTCCGGCGGATTTACTTATTTCGGCGAAAAGCTGCAGGAAAAGCTGGGTGTGGATTACGTCTACGCCAACCGTCTTGAAATCAAGGACGGAAAGCTGACCGGCGGAGTCATCGGCGACATTGTGGACGGAGCTAAGAAAGCGGAACTATTATGTAAGATCGCGGAAAAAGAAAAGATCAGCCTGCAACAGTCCATTGCCGTGGGTGACGGAGCAAACGACCTGCCCATGCTTTCCATTGCCGGGCTGGGTATCGCCTTTCACGCTAAGCCCAAAGTCAAGCAGGATGCCCGCCAGTCCATCTCCCATTTCGGTCTTGATTCCATTCTTTACCTGATAGGTTTACGCGACAGGGATACGGATTAA
- a CDS encoding glycosyltransferase family 39 protein produces the protein MENKYESDINGFCRKNWLLLLGLLLIFSATVSFYGTWLNYFYDIDEPKYARAVYEMFHSGNLLAPMFDGIPRMEKPPLTYWVMYPFAWLSSLRNFGSGTLGLLRLPTIICSVLMVLGTALSGRKLFGPATGLLAGVILQSSVLFKFMAVMMKVDVVFACCVTWATYFYMLYYLGDRRYRVAFGGAILTALGVLAKGPFAFLPMAGFALAVGIRHNVSRKHEAGEPVSFLSAFNIKGLVAAKWKERNILLLWFLAGCVPFFLWLYFAWLSSGFDYTQGLVGQFFHNTASTSSKLASKLGSLDPYFDTLTVIFFPWGGYVFGTVYGIWRSVREKFNEKYVFMACVFLVYLLVFTLLFKLKSNRYMLPVLPVLSILVCDWLVNAKRDKMYRTLFEMGFVWILSMAAMLGYRSFKSMSVSVNLADRVPVGQYMELMFPFFIALGAFFLVLLVVSIKQSERPALHILVGSLAITAIMPFYYRALPSYNSLTENRPMPILAQAVTDRLSEFSDESTLVLHRPFFIKLFPDVVYYLKKLAKDESCMYSLGSEARSGDLMQVLATPDIAADLFKQEHPDAEKYPVYQYLKNTEFKNAVLLLSSIDYYQLKPFIDSLPPMVKDFVEVEEMELLTIKWVATKIYIVRFNPGKMK, from the coding sequence ATGGAAAATAAATACGAATCTGACATAAACGGATTTTGCCGCAAAAACTGGCTTCTGCTGCTCGGTTTACTCCTTATCTTTTCCGCTACGGTTTCTTTTTACGGAACATGGCTGAATTATTTTTACGACATTGATGAACCCAAGTATGCCCGCGCGGTTTATGAGATGTTCCACAGCGGTAATCTGCTGGCTCCGATGTTTGACGGCATTCCACGAATGGAGAAACCCCCGCTTACTTATTGGGTTATGTATCCTTTTGCATGGCTTTCCTCACTGAGGAACTTCGGTTCCGGTACTCTTGGTTTGCTGCGTTTGCCTACAATCATCTGTTCCGTTCTCATGGTGCTGGGCACAGCTCTAAGCGGCCGCAAATTATTTGGTCCTGCCACCGGTCTTTTGGCCGGGGTGATCCTGCAGAGTTCCGTCCTTTTCAAGTTCATGGCTGTGATGATGAAAGTGGATGTTGTCTTTGCCTGCTGCGTCACTTGGGCTACGTATTTTTATATGCTGTATTACCTTGGTGACAGAAGATATCGCGTGGCCTTTGGCGGGGCGATTCTAACCGCTCTGGGAGTACTGGCAAAGGGGCCTTTCGCTTTTTTACCTATGGCCGGGTTTGCGCTGGCAGTTGGAATTCGCCACAACGTGAGCCGAAAACATGAAGCAGGGGAGCCTGTTTCTTTTCTTTCCGCGTTCAATATAAAAGGGCTCGTTGCGGCCAAGTGGAAGGAACGCAATATTCTGCTTTTATGGTTCCTTGCCGGGTGTGTTCCCTTTTTTCTTTGGTTGTATTTTGCATGGCTGAGCAGCGGATTTGATTACACTCAAGGTTTAGTGGGCCAGTTTTTTCATAACACCGCTTCTACAAGTTCTAAGCTGGCTAGCAAGCTGGGCAGCCTAGACCCTTACTTTGATACCCTGACCGTGATTTTCTTCCCGTGGGGTGGATACGTATTCGGGACTGTTTACGGCATCTGGCGTTCTGTCCGGGAAAAGTTTAACGAAAAATATGTGTTTATGGCCTGCGTTTTTCTGGTTTATCTGCTGGTATTTACCCTGCTTTTCAAACTGAAATCGAACCGCTACATGCTTCCGGTGCTGCCTGTCCTTTCCATTCTGGTCTGCGACTGGTTGGTCAATGCAAAGCGGGATAAGATGTATCGCACCCTTTTCGAAATGGGGTTTGTCTGGATTTTATCCATGGCGGCTATGCTTGGTTACCGCTCTTTCAAATCAATGAGTGTATCGGTCAACCTTGCGGACCGGGTGCCTGTAGGCCAGTACATGGAATTGATGTTTCCGTTTTTTATTGCTCTAGGAGCCTTTTTTCTTGTGCTTTTGGTTGTGAGCATCAAGCAGTCGGAACGCCCTGCACTTCATATTCTAGTGGGTTCTCTGGCCATCACAGCGATAATGCCTTTTTATTATCGGGCTCTGCCTTCCTATAACTCCCTGACCGAGAACAGGCCCATGCCCATACTCGCACAGGCCGTTACTGACAGGCTTAGTGAATTTTCAGATGAAAGCACGCTCGTTCTGCACCGTCCTTTCTTTATCAAGCTGTTTCCGGATGTGGTCTATTACCTTAAAAAGCTTGCCAAGGATGAAAGCTGCATGTACTCGCTCGGTTCCGAAGCGCGTTCCGGCGACCTGATGCAGGTTCTAGCTACTCCGGATATCGCTGCTGATCTTTTTAAACAAGAACATCCGGACGCGGAAAAATACCCCGTTTATCAGTATCTGAAGAACACCGAATTCAAGAATGCGGTGCTGCTGCTTTCGTCCATTGATTATTATCAACTGAAACCTTTCATTGATTCTCTGCCGCCAATGGTAAAAGATTTTGTGGAAGTAGAGGAAATGGAATTGTTGACTATTAAATGGGTGGCAACCAAGATTTATATTGTCCGTTTTAATCCGGGTAAAATGAAATAA
- a CDS encoding ATP-binding protein, which translates to MPKQSLHMRILLWGWGIMLCTLLLTFWFYYGTVSDELTASSRQNTSRLLNYVRWKISHSPIKPGSTDFQHEINELGSHLNIRITYIKNGKVLADSKVKAARIPELDDHSNRPEVLAAEASGTGKNIRYSKTLQTRMLYVAQVMNEQGEFLRLAMPYSVISERLDKVMLHVTVLLVLLALGAAILLVFVGKRTTAAVKEVSATAQAIGEGDYSKRIRVIPGGEYEPMAESINTMAKKIQGHIRIIEDQRNQLDAMFENMTEGIMVLDPQGKIESVNKSMTELIPDTQNFIGRAPLEVMTKHEIQDAVDKIIRHDSEKDSDSLIVDLADGRSMNVTVCSYRDYKNRRKLILVFHDISEVRRIEKILRDFVSNASHQLRTPLTSIKGYSETLIDNPPQDQKILTNFLKTIRDNADHMSKVITGMFALARSEYSGKKLRARPTNLQKSIALSTANLQNLAENKNIKLSKEEIPLIHVTGTSEGLVQIFDNLIENAIKYAPEHTEVAVQAEIDADFAIIKVVDEGPGIARADRERIFERFFKLDENAVGHGSSGLGLALCRSLARNFNGDIWVESPVDAATGTGSSFCVKLPVTAEQAYESGQDS; encoded by the coding sequence TTGCCTAAACAATCACTGCATATGAGAATTCTGCTCTGGGGCTGGGGTATAATGTTATGCACCCTGCTGCTGACCTTCTGGTTTTACTATGGCACCGTCTCAGATGAGTTGACCGCCTCCAGCCGGCAGAATACTTCCCGACTTCTGAATTATGTACGTTGGAAAATCAGTCACTCCCCGATAAAACCAGGTTCTACAGATTTTCAACATGAAATCAACGAACTCGGATCACATCTCAATATCCGCATTACATATATTAAAAACGGTAAGGTCCTAGCAGATTCCAAAGTGAAGGCCGCCCGGATTCCTGAACTTGATGACCACTCCAACCGCCCGGAGGTTCTCGCTGCCGAAGCCAGTGGAACCGGTAAGAATATCCGCTACAGTAAAACCCTTCAGACGCGCATGCTCTATGTCGCGCAGGTTATGAATGAACAAGGGGAATTCCTGCGTCTGGCTATGCCCTACTCAGTGATCAGCGAAAGGCTGGACAAGGTAATGCTCCATGTCACTGTCCTGCTGGTGCTGCTCGCTTTAGGGGCAGCCATTCTACTGGTATTTGTGGGTAAACGGACCACCGCCGCAGTCAAGGAGGTCTCCGCCACGGCGCAAGCCATCGGAGAAGGTGACTACAGTAAGCGTATACGGGTCATCCCCGGAGGCGAATACGAGCCCATGGCCGAATCCATCAACACCATGGCCAAAAAGATACAGGGCCATATCCGTATTATAGAGGATCAGCGCAACCAGCTTGACGCCATGTTTGAAAACATGACCGAAGGGATTATGGTCCTTGATCCGCAAGGAAAAATTGAATCGGTCAATAAATCAATGACCGAATTGATCCCTGACACACAGAATTTCATCGGCCGTGCCCCCCTTGAGGTCATGACCAAACATGAAATTCAGGACGCAGTGGATAAAATCATCAGGCACGACAGCGAAAAGGATTCTGATTCACTCATTGTCGATCTCGCTGACGGGCGCTCCATGAATGTGACCGTATGTTCCTACAGGGATTACAAAAATCGTCGCAAACTTATTCTGGTTTTCCATGATATAAGTGAAGTAAGGCGTATAGAAAAAATCCTTCGTGACTTTGTTTCCAACGCCTCCCACCAGCTGCGCACACCATTGACCAGCATTAAAGGCTATTCGGAAACTCTGATTGACAACCCGCCCCAAGATCAAAAAATTCTGACAAATTTTCTTAAAACAATCCGTGATAACGCTGACCATATGTCTAAGGTCATCACCGGAATGTTTGCCCTTGCCCGCAGTGAGTATTCTGGGAAAAAACTGCGTGCGAGACCTACAAACCTGCAAAAAAGCATTGCTTTGAGCACGGCAAACCTCCAGAATCTCGCGGAAAACAAAAACATAAAATTGAGTAAAGAGGAAATTCCGCTGATTCATGTCACCGGAACCAGCGAAGGTCTGGTCCAGATTTTCGACAACCTCATTGAAAACGCTATCAAATACGCTCCCGAGCACACTGAAGTTGCTGTCCAGGCTGAAATTGACGCAGACTTTGCTATAATCAAAGTCGTCGATGAAGGTCCGGGCATAGCACGAGCGGACAGGGAACGCATTTTTGAAAGATTTTTTAAATTGGATGAAAACGCTGTAGGACATGGCAGTTCCGGTCTGGGACTGGCCCTGTGCCGCAGCCTTGCAAGAAACTTCAACGGCGACATCTGGGTGGAAAGCCCGGTTGACGCGGCAACGGGTACCGGATCTTCATTCTGTGTGAAACTCCCGGTAACAGCTGAACAAGCTTATGAGTCCGGGCAGGACTCATAA